The Rhopalosiphum maidis isolate BTI-1 chromosome 1, ASM367621v3, whole genome shotgun sequence genome has a segment encoding these proteins:
- the LOC113560536 gene encoding LOW QUALITY PROTEIN: uncharacterized protein LOC113560536 (The sequence of the model RefSeq protein was modified relative to this genomic sequence to represent the inferred CDS: deleted 2 bases in 1 codon; substituted 1 base at 1 genomic stop codon), which produces MASSSNAQINRIFISPLRMCRVCLSERRQVFIDVFGPNEPFLAQFVREYYKVEVKRDDIHRGKSTKLCQRCMENIDVWRGHVDQANACQTVVNYLAEKKYEYMSSVSSSQVVNKKRCLIISKKKQKASKSKKRKRSMHVREIQSTSTSNDMIQSIDESNQQSTSASIIQIPSRGIESVQYPSDFPSTSNSTEIIPFVPSSNKIIPFTSTSTEMIPFTSTSTEMIPFTSTEIIPFTSTLTEIIPFTSTSTEIIPFTSTSTEIIPFTSTSTEIIQPTPSSTGIEPIWYTKVNAITSNSFPPERFVRTASFKVECVCIFCTYEYTDVSRNIYSNIMFCNKHSKPFACLIDDCNTVFPNKEVFIAHYRTHFNLNSTSYFCRKCMAVLNGPRRSIIKNHVHQNLSDLLKCCSLNFATMNKFVLHKLINHNIILVTSKDQSHILKKSDSFVMLPNKCKIEPIDVKDDVILTSKVAKTEVNEEDAGSYKCTHYNCSQYFSTAKEYVEHSRKKHNNIITLKDSGIKLCPLCNNNYLFNKFVEHIENCTNTMKIGDKKLNYFGCAYCKCIFTKLSASNFRNHFMFCKSFNVITIDDKAYKKCINCTYQTCDDNLAVIHATSNCIYFQLKMRYAMGPDEKIKVLQRMEFDEESSKEQVIKNCTDNEALPGTSKIMCNTSRQCMLKTYNFLCNNCHNFFYDKYTFLHHMTLLGFTCRSDSLIYCPRCLTDFKSEIEYTEHLPKMPKASPLFTVKPEIIDSNYNSENIIIENVVEEHTNQNDNYEESSSSSEMMMMIMMSKCLKXINRYFQAPGVLGVDTRSSAQCPEQEVSNYDYSEQEIEYTNDDYMQCVVEEKPDLNQMMIDNNIQ; this is translated from the exons gttaaACGTGATGATATACACAGAGGCAAATCTACTAAGTTATGTCAACGTTGCATggaaaatattgatgtatggCGAGGACACGTCGATCAAGCTAACGCATGTCAAACGGTAGTGAATTATTTAGCTGAAAAA aaatacgagtatatgtcATCTGTTTCTTCTTCCCaagttgtaaataaaaaacgatgcctaattatttcaaaaaagaaGCAAAAAGCATCAAAATCCAAGAAAAGAAAAAGGTCAATGCATGTGCGCGAAATTCAATCCACATCTACATCCAATGATATGATTCAATCTATTGATGAATCTAATCAACAATCTACATCAGCATCCATTATACAAATTCCATCAAGAGGTATAGAATCTGTTCAATATCCATCAGATTTTCCATCCACATCAAATTCAACAGAAATTATTCCATTTGTACCAAgttcaaacaaaattattccCTTCACATCAACATCAACAGAAATGATTCCCTTCACATCAACATCAACAGAAATGATTCCCTTCACATCAACAGAAATTATTCCCTTCACATCAACATTAACAGAAATTATTCCCTTTACATCAACATCGACAGAAATTATTCCCTTTACATCAACATCAACAGAAATTATTCCCTTTACATCAACATCCACAGAAATTATTCAACCAACACCTTCATCAACGGGAATTGAACCAATATGGTACACAAAGGTAAATGCAATTACAAGTAATTCGTTTCCTCCAGAAAGATTTGTCAGAACTGCATCTTTTAAAGTAGAatgtgtttgtatattttgcaCTTACGAGTATACTGATGTatcaagaaatatatattcaaatataatgttttgtaataaacaTTCCAAACCCTTTGCCTGTTTAATTGATGATTGCAACACTGTGTTTCCCAATAAAGAGGTTTTTATTGCACATTACCGTACTCATTTCAATCTCAACAGTACATCTTATTTTTGTCGTAAATGCATGGCTGTCTTAAATGGTCCGAGaagatcaattataaaaaaccatGTTCACCAAAATTTATCAGATTTATTAAAGTGCTGTTCGCTTAACTTTGCAACAATGAATAAATTTGTTCttcataaacttataaatcataatataattttggtcACAAGCAAAGATCAATCacatatcttaaaaaaatcagattCGTTTGTTATGCTTCCAAATAAATGCAAAATTGAACCGATTGACGTAAAAGATGATGTTATTTTAACTAGCAAAGTAGCAAAAACTGAGGTAAATGAAGAAGATGCAGGAAGTTATAagtgtacacattataattgttCCCAATATTTTAGTACGGCGAAAGAATATGTTGAACATAGTAGgaaaaaacataacaatataattacattaaaagatTCAGGAATAAAATTATGCCCTCTGTGTAATAAcaactatttattcaataaatttgtcGAGCATATTGAAAATTGCACAAATACTATGAAAATTGgtgataagaaattaaattattttggatgTGCTTAttgcaaatgtatttttacaaagTTGTCTGCAAGTAACTTCCGCAATCATTTTATGTTCtgcaaatcatttaatgtgaTTACTATTGATGACAAAGCTtataagaaatgtattaattgtacttATCAAACATGTGATGATAATTTAGCTGTAATACATGCAACCTctaattgtatatactttcaattaaaaatgagaTATGCAATGGGACCTgacgaaaaaattaaagttttacaaCGAATGGAATTTGATGAAGAAAGTTCAAAAGAACAggtgattaaaaattgtacagaCAATGAAGCACTTCCCGGtacttcaaaaataatgtgtaatacaaGTAGACAATGCATGCTCAAAACTTATAACTTTCTTTGTAACAATTGCCATAACTTtttctatgataaatatacttttttacatCATATGACTTTGCTAGGTTTTACTTGCCGATCTGATTCATTAATCTACTGTCCAAGATGTCTAACTGACTTTAAAAGTGAAATAGAGTATACTGAACATTTACCTAAAATGCCTAAAGCATCACCTTTGTTTACAGTAAAACCAGAAATCATTGATTCGAATTataattctgaaaatattattatagaaaatgttgTAGAAGAACATACTAATCAAAATGATAACTATGAAGAATCATCATCGTCATCAgagatgatgatgatgataatgatgTCAAAGTGTTTGAAATGAatc aatagatattttcaaGCACCAGGAGTTTTAGGTGTTGATACAAGAAGTAGTGCGCAATGTCCAGAACAAGAAGTTTCTAACTATGATTATTCTGAACAAGAAATAGAGTATACCAACGACGATTACATGCAATGTGTAGTTGAAGAAAAACCAGATTTGAATCAAATGatgatagataataatatacaataa